In a single window of the Zea mays cultivar B73 chromosome 5, Zm-B73-REFERENCE-NAM-5.0, whole genome shotgun sequence genome:
- the LOC100193866 gene encoding DNA topoisomerase 2, with translation MAAPLHSSSGHNAAAGGGAKTIEEMYQKKTQLEHILLRPDTYIGSVEKHTQALWIYEDGAMVNRSVTYVPGLYKIFDEILVNAADNKQRDPKMDALRVEIDVDSCCISVYNNGDGIPVEVHQEEGVYVPEMILGHLLTSSNYNDNEKKTTGGRNGYGAKLTNIFSTEFVIETADGRRQKKYKQVFYENMGKKSEPQITKCKQGENWTRVTFKPDLAKFNMTHLEDDVVALMRKRVVDMAGTLGKTVKVELDGQRVPIKSFCDYVDLYMKSANCDRPDNFKRIYEQVNDRWEVCVSQSEGQFQQVSFVNRIATIRGGSHVDYVTNQIANHVVAIVNKKNKNANMKLHNVKSHLWVFVNALIDNPAFDSQTKETLTTRQGSFGSKCELSSDFLKKVEKSGVIENVLSWADFKLSKELKKTDGSKKSRISGIPKLEDANEAGGKDSDKCTLILTEGDSAKALAMSGIAVVGRDYYGVFPLRGKLLNVREANHKQIMDNAEIQHIKQILGLQHGKQYESTKGLRYGHLMIMTDQDHDGSHIKGLLINFIHSFWPSLLKVPSFLVEFITPIIKATRGQTTKSFYTMPEYEEWRKNLGASASSWTIKYYKGLGTSTAKEGRKYFEDIIDHKKDFVWVDDQDGNHIELAFSKKRIADRKQWLTNFQPGTYIDQREKQVKYSDFINKELILFSMADLQRSIPSMVDGLKPGQRKILFCSFKRNFVKEAKVAQFSGYVSEHSAYHHGEQSLASTIIGMAQNFVGSNNINLMSPNGQFGTRAQGGKDAASPRYIFTKLSNITRSIFPKDDDILLNYLNEDGQSIEPTWYMPILPMVLVNGSEGIGTGWSTYIPNYNPRDIVANVRRLLNEESTVPMHPWYRGFKGSIEKTVNTKVAGSTYTVTGIIEVVDNTTLRITELPIRRWTQDYKDFLESLAPDPKNKDKVTFIEDVTSQGDNEDVYIQLKLSEANVNVAKEEGLVKKFKLTTTIGTTNMHLFDSDGKIRKYDTPEQILEEFFQLRLEFYCKRKEALLKNIKLDLKKLENKVRFIRCVVDNEIIVNNRKRADLFLELRHKNFDPFPKKKKKAEPTAVGAIEEEENEESPETAAGVDPSDYEYLLSMSIGTLTLEKIQELNAEKQKLVDDVVELMNTSPKSLWLKDLDAFEKELDVLDQMDLAEEVQREKRIKEGKKGGSKAAPKKQPKKAAPIKLESSTEDNAAEPVVAKRGAQQKKAPKKAPVDEEEVDMPSLKDRLAAFNINDSSPPDHSAMETETTEQPAQKKGRGKKPAAAAVKPKAPAARKRAPTQGGKATQKKIDEMLKVTEDNTSSALSPEKKVRKMRPSPFNKKSGSILQRGSTAASASSETIAEASPPSGSSEEPVAAAKPRRTARATKKHVYISESDPEDEVVELSDDSDFDLDADSD, from the exons ATGGCGGCCCCCCTGCACTCCAGCTCCGGCCACAACGCCGCCGCAGGCGGCGGGGCCAAGACCATCGAGGAGATGTACCAGAAGAAAACGCAGCTGGAGCACATCCTGCTGCGCCCTGACACCTACATCGGCTCCGTGGAGAAGCACACCCAGGCGCTTTGGATATACGAGGACGGTGCCATGGTGAACCGCTCGGTCACCTACGTCCCTGGACTCTACAAGATCTTCGACGAGATCCTCGTCAACGCCGCCGACAACAAGCAGCGGGATCCCAAGATGGACGCGCTCCGCGTCGAGATTGACGTCGACAGCTGCTGCATCTCCGTATACAACAACGGCGACGGGATCCCCGTCGAGGTCCACCAGGAGGAGGGCGTCTACGTGCCAGAGATGATATTGGGCCACCTCCTCACCAGTAGCAACTACAACGACAACGAGAAGAAGACCACCGGCGGGAGGAACGGATACGGCGCCAAACTCACTAACATCTTCTCCACTGAGTTCGTCATCGAGACCGCCGATGGGCGTCGCCAGAAGAAGTACAAGCAG GTTTTCTATGAGAACATGGGGAAGAAGTCAGAGCCCCAGATTACCAAGTGCAAGCAGGGCGAGAACTGGACCAGGGTCACTTTCAAGCCTGATCTTGCCAAGTTCAACATGACCCATCTCGAAGATGATGTTGTAGCCCTCATGAGGAAGAGAGTTGTTGATATGGCAGGCACTCTCGGCAAAACGGTGAAGGTCGAGTTGGATGGCCAGAGGGTGCCCATAAAGAGCTTCTGTGACTATGTCGACCTGTATATGAAGAGTGCTAACTGCGACAGACCTGATAATTTCAAAAG GATTTATGAGCAAGTAAATGATCGGTGGGAAGTGTGTGTTAGTCAAAGTGAAGGGCAATTTCAGCAG GTCAGCTTTGTCAACAGAATTGCAACCATACGAGGTGGAAGTCATGTTGATTATGTTACCAACCAAATTGCCAACCATGTGGTGGCCATTGTGAATAAGAAAAACAAGAATGCAAACATGAAGCTGCACAACGTGAAGAGCCATCTATGGGTCTTTGTTAATGCGCTCATTGACAATCCGGCTTTTGATTCACAAACCAAGGAGACCTTGACCACTCGTCAGGGAAGCTTTGGGTCAAAGTGTGAGCTTTCTAGTGATTTCCTCAAGAAAG TTGAGAAATCTGGTGTAATTGAGAATGTCCTCTCTTGGGCTGATTTCAAACTTAGCAAAGAATTAAAGAAGACTGATGGAAGCAAAAAGTCAAGAATTTCTGGCATCCCTAAGCTTGAGGATGCAAATGAAGCTGGTGGGAAGGACTCTGACAAGTGCACTTTGATCCTGACTGAAGGCGACTCCGCAAAAGCACTTGCT ATGTCTGGCATAGCTGTCGTAGGGAGAGATTACTATGGCGTATTTCCTCTCAGGGGAAAACTGTTGAATGTCAGAGAGGCAAACCACAAGCAAATAATGGACAACGCTGAAATTCAGCACATAAAGCAAATACTTGGTTTGCAGCATGGAAAGCAGTATGAGAGCACCAAAGGTTTGAGATATGGTCATCTCATGATAATGACAGATCAG GATCATGATGGCTCCCACATTAAAGGGTTGCTGATCAACTTCATCCACTCATTCTGGCCGTCTCTTCTTAAAGTTCCATCTTTTTTGGTTGAGTTCATTACTCCAATCATCAAG GCAACCAGAGGTCAAACTACGAAATCATTTTACACAATGCCAGAGTATGAAGAATGGAGAAAGAATTTAGGAGCAAGTGCAAGTTCGTGGACTATAAAATACTACAAG GGGTTGGGGACAAGCACAGCCAAAGAAGGCCGGAAGTACTTTGAAGATATTATTGATCACAAAAAGGATTTTGTCTGGGTAGATGACCAAGATGGCAACCATATTGAGTTAGCATTCAGCAAGAAACGGATTGCTGATAGGAAACAGTGGCTTACAAATTTTCAG CCTGGAACATACATAGACCAACGTGAGAAACAAGTCAAGTATAGTGATTTCATCAACAAAGAGCTGATACTCTTCTCAATGGCGGACCTGCAGCGATCAATACCTTCAATGGTTGATGGCCTTAAACCAGGCCAGAGGAAGATTCTGTTTTGTTCATTCAAGAGGAATTTTGTCAAGGAAGCTAAG GTGGCTCAGTTCTCTGGTTATGTGTCAGAACACTCCGCATACCACCATGGTGAGCAGAGTTTAGCAAGTACAATTATTGGCATGGCCCAGAATTTTGTTGGCAGCAATAACATCAACCTTATGTCCCCTAATGGTCAGTTTGGCACAAGAGCTCAG GGAGGCAAGGACGCTGCAAGTCCTCGGTATATCTTCACCAAGCTGTCTAATATTACACGTTCAATTTTCCCGAAGGATGACGATATTCTTCTTAATTATCTGAATGAGGATGGGCAGTCAATTGAACCCACCTG GTATATGCCAATCCTTCCCATGGTATTGGTCAATGGAAGTGAAGGAATTGGAACTGGATGGAGCACATATATTCCAAACTACAATCCAAGAGACATTGTTGCTAACGTCAGGCGGTTGTTGAATGAAGAGTCTACTGTACCAATGCATCCTTGGTATAGGGGATTCAAG GGGTCTATAGAGAAGACAGTCAATACGAAGGTAGCTGGTTCCACGTATACCGTCACCGGAATCATTGAGGTTGTTGACAACACTACACTGAGGATCACTGAGCTGCCAATCCGCCGATGGACTCAGGATTACAAAGATTTTCTCGAAAGTTTAGCTCCAGATCCTAAGAACAAGGACAAAGTAACATTCATAGAG GATGTCACATCACAAGGTGATAATGAAGACGTCTACATTCAACTCAAATTAAGTGAGGCAAATGTGAATGTAGCTAAGGAAGAAGGACTAGTGAAGAAGTTTAAGTTGACAACAACAATTGGTACAACAAACATGCACTTGTTTGATTCAGATGGTAAAATTCGGAAATATGACACTCCTGAGCAAA TACTTGAGGAATTCTTTCAATTAAGGCTTGAATTCTATTGTAAGAGAAAG GAAGCATTGTTGAAGAATATCAAGCTGGACTTAAAGAAGCTTGAAAACAAAGTTAGGTTTATCCGCTGTGTTGTTGATAATGAAATTATAGTTAACAACAGGAAAAGGGCAGATCTATTTTTGGAGCTCCGGCACAAGAATTTTGACCCTTTcccaaagaaaaaaaagaaggctGAACCAACTGCTGTAGGTGCTATAGAAGAGGAGGAAAATGAAGAGTCTCCTGAAACTGCAGCAGGAGTGGATCCTAGTGACTATGAGTATCTCCTCTCCATGTCAATTGGTACCTTGACTTTGGAGAAGATACAAGAGCTCAATGCTGAGAAACAAAAGTTGGTGGACGATGTTGTGGAACTGATGAACACATCGCCAAAATCACTTTGGTTGAAAGATCTTGATGCTTTTGAGAAAGAACTGGAT GTGCTTGATCAAATGGATCTAGCAGAGGAGGTGCAAAGGGAAAAGAGGATAAAGGAAGGCAAAAAAGGCGGATCAAAAGCTGCACCCAAGAAACAACCTAAAAAGGCTGCACCTATAAAGCTGGAAAGCAGTACAGAAG ACAATGCTGCTGAACCAGTAGTCGCAAAGCGTGGAGCTCAACAGAAGAAAGCACCCAAAAAG GCTCCCGTGGACGAAGAGGAAGTTGATATGCCTTCACTGAAAGACCGTCTTGCTGCCTTTAATATAAATGACTCATCTCCTCCTGATCACTCTG CTATGGAAACTGAAACAACAGAACAGCCGGCTCAGAAGAAAGGGAGAGGAAAGAAGCCTGCCGCCGCCGCTGTGAAGCCGAAGGCTCCTGCCGCCAGGAAAAGGGCGCCGACTCAAGGGGGCAAGGCAACGCAGAAGAAAATAGATGAGATGCTCAAGGTCACTGAGGATAACACCAGCAGTGCTTTGTCCCCTGAGAAGAAGGTCCGGAAGATGAGGCCCTCTCCCTTCAACAAGAAGAGTGGCTCAATCTTACAGAGAGGCTCGACTGCCGCTTCTGCAAGCTCTGAAACTATCGCTGAAGCTTCACCACCCTCTGGTAGCTCTGAAGAGCCAGTTGCTGCAGCAAAACCTAGAAGGACAGCCAGGGCTACGAAGAAACATGTCTATATTAGTGAAAGCGATCCTGAGGATGAAGTGGTGGAGTTGAGTGATGATTCGGACTTTGATTTGGATGCTGACTCTGACTAG
- the LOC103627591 gene encoding uncharacterized protein At1g51745 isoform X1, producing the protein MVGSSVEGGADGDGGCCGVGDTSPGTIVWVRRRNGSWWPGRILGPEELPPSQIMSPRSGTPVKLLGREDASVDWYNLEKSKRVKAFRCGEFDACIEKAEATQGTLVKKREKYARREDAVLHALELERKQFASKYQIQGFRPGPSGNISACTKHRKDLGSTRYKSKKSKNCKDVSVPPDVKKEVGQCFLHAGSKRNFSESLTQGNVVSNHMGNFSHLSHSHGGDTLENKESTIVKKNRSDGSDFEDSLVSKSDRRRPISQVLQSSENLLPHLKQNNDFGALLIKENNNPSLATSRSRRNKYTYMASDSGETQSHSDLPSIKMTATGADFENESYLRHTGYFSEEQTSSDFVEKQVTESSERECSESETEEDAELLQNASVILPIESHAPDPYSVPIYEKFKHVDYGDNEVAYSNYMPQLNESEEEDGSSELGVSQWHMKGKRNNRNATKRSVDMRDGNTWLKNYNGSLKGSLHNTNDGNPRKEGMHTSGEKFFEESIYQIKEEPSYDDSDETNVFEDTSHSEANLYYGKRCTSFLRTTRDLSRRYSYFNDYENDSSNVSPLNKDTEQMYHVDRNAYWDGPSFYQTKLTSRFGGMRPMLFNVNLKVQASYQGEHVPLVSLMSRLNGKAIVGHPIQIEIVEDGSTDHLILCGDSGMQESSAAPPAWPTGRRTAMQRVPRSNPSGALLDGDNEGGLVYSDYEMKPTKLYTSSNHQVKVNKKSSSNTRRSVAKSQKKSSKKTNLSSQKRRVLSSISTAKKHHGEGGRAKAHWRNDILGGLIRSEGVPLVTCVPTKVVFTRILEAVGRPPLSVVHRVRMTSPSVRDPP; encoded by the exons GGATTGGTACAACCTTGAGAAATCAAAACGTGTTAAAGCATTCAGGTGTGGAGAGTTTGATGCCTGTATTGAGAAGGCAGAGGCTACGCAAGGGACTCTTGTGAAGAAAAGAGAGAAATATGCACGGAGAGAAGATGCTGTTCTTCATGCACTTGAATTGGAGAGGAAACAGTTTGCATCGAAGTATCAGATTCAAGGTTTCAGACCTGGACCATCTGGTAATATTTCTG CTTGCACAAAACACCGCAAAGACCTTGGAAGTACTCGATACAAGAGTAAAAAGAGCAAGAATTGCAAAGATGTATCTGTTCCTCCTGACGTAAAAAAAGAAGTGGGACAATGTTTCCTACATGCTGGTTCAAAGAGAAACTTTTCAGAATCTCTTACTCAAGGAAATGTTGTCAGTAATCACATGGGTAATTTCTCTCATTTGAGCCATTCTCATGGAGGTGACACTTTAGAGAACAAGGAGAGTACAATTGTGAAGAAAAATAGATCGGATGGAAGTGATTTTGAAGACTCTCTTGTTTCAAAATCAGATAGACGCAGACCGATTTCTCAAGTATTGCAGAGTAGTGAAAACTTGCTTCCTCACTTAAAGCAAAACAATGATTTTGGGGCTTTGTTAATCAAGGAGAATAATAATCCTTCACTTGCCACCTCCCGGTCCAGAAGAAATAAATATACATACATGGCTAGTGATTCTGGTGAAACTCAGAGTCATAGTGATTTACCTTCTATAAAGATGACTGCTACTGGAGCTGATTTTGAGAATGAAAGCTATCTTCGGCATACTGGTTATTTTTCTGAGGAGCAGACTTCTTCTGACTTCGTTGAGAAGCAAGTAACTGAGTCTTCAGAGAGGGAATGCTCAGAAAGTGAGACTGAAGAGGATGCTGAACTTCTGCAAA ATGCAAGTGTGATTCTACCTATAGAATCACATGCTCCTGATCCGTATTCTGTTCCAATATATGAGAAGTTCAAGCATGTGGATTATGGTGACAATGAGGTGGCCTATTCTAATTATATGCCCCAGTTGAATGAATCTGAGGAAGAGGATGGTTCTTCTGAGCTGGGTGTCTCTCAGTGGCACATGAAAGGTAAACGTAACAATCGTAATGCCACAAAGAGATCAGTGGACATGAGAGATGGAAATACATGGTTAAAAAACTACAATGGGTCATTAAAAGGGTCTTTGCATAACACAAATGATGGGAATCCCAGAAAAGAAGGTATGCACACATCTGGTGAAAAGTTTTTTGAGGAAAGCATTTACCAAATTAAAGAGGAACCCAGTTATGATGATTCTGATGAAACTAATGTATTTGAGGACACGAGCCATTCAGAGGCTAACTTGTACTATGGTAAAAGATGCACTTCATTCTTGAGAACCACAAGAGATCTTAGTCGAAGATACAGTTACTTTAATGACTATGAGAATGACTCTTCAAATGTTTCTCCCCTAAATAAGGACACTGAACAGATGTACCATGTTGATCGGAATGCGTATTGGGATGGACCTTCATTTTACCAAACGAAGTTGACTTCACGTTTTGGTGGCATGAGGCCAATGTTGTTCAATGTTAACCTCAAAGTTCAGGCTAGCTACCAAGGAGAGCATGTCCCTCTTGTCTCTTTAATGAGCAGACTTAATGGCAAAGCAATTGTTGGACACCCTATCCAAATTGAAATAGTTGAAGATGGTTCCACAGATCATCTGATATTATGTGGTGACAGTGGTATGCAAGAGAGctcagctgctccacctgcttggCCAACAGGTAGAAGGACTGCCATGCAAAGAGTTCCCCGTTCAAATCCATCAGGAGCACTGTTGGATGGCGATAATGAAGGTGGTCTTGTGTATTCTGATTATGAGATGAAACCAACCAAGTTGTACACTTCTTCCAATCATCAGGTTAAGGTGAATAAGAAAAGCAGTTCAAATACTAGGAGGTCAGTAGCTAAGTCCCAAAAGAAGTCATCCAAGAAAACAAACCTCTCAAGCCAGAAACGTAGAGTTCTCTCTTCCATTTCCACTGCAAAAAAACATCATGGAGAAGGTGGCCGAGCAAAGGCACATTGGCGTAATGACATATTGGGTGGTTTAATCAGATCAGAAGGAGTTCCTCTAGTGACATGTGTCCCAACGAAGGTTGTGTTCACTAGGATATTGGAAGCAGTTGGCAGGCCACCTCTATCTGTCGTTCACCGTGTTAGAATGACTAGTCCTTCAGTGCGAGATCCTCCGTAG
- the LOC103627591 gene encoding uncharacterized protein At1g51745 isoform X2 yields the protein MVGSSVEGGADGDGGCCGVGDTSPGTIVWVRRRNGSWWPGRILGPEELPPSQIMSPRSGTPVKLLGREDASVDWYNLEKSKRVKAFRCGEFDACIEKAEATQGTLVKKREKYARREDAVLHALELERKQFASKYQIQGFRPGPSACTKHRKDLGSTRYKSKKSKNCKDVSVPPDVKKEVGQCFLHAGSKRNFSESLTQGNVVSNHMGNFSHLSHSHGGDTLENKESTIVKKNRSDGSDFEDSLVSKSDRRRPISQVLQSSENLLPHLKQNNDFGALLIKENNNPSLATSRSRRNKYTYMASDSGETQSHSDLPSIKMTATGADFENESYLRHTGYFSEEQTSSDFVEKQVTESSERECSESETEEDAELLQNASVILPIESHAPDPYSVPIYEKFKHVDYGDNEVAYSNYMPQLNESEEEDGSSELGVSQWHMKGKRNNRNATKRSVDMRDGNTWLKNYNGSLKGSLHNTNDGNPRKEGMHTSGEKFFEESIYQIKEEPSYDDSDETNVFEDTSHSEANLYYGKRCTSFLRTTRDLSRRYSYFNDYENDSSNVSPLNKDTEQMYHVDRNAYWDGPSFYQTKLTSRFGGMRPMLFNVNLKVQASYQGEHVPLVSLMSRLNGKAIVGHPIQIEIVEDGSTDHLILCGDSGMQESSAAPPAWPTGRRTAMQRVPRSNPSGALLDGDNEGGLVYSDYEMKPTKLYTSSNHQVKVNKKSSSNTRRSVAKSQKKSSKKTNLSSQKRRVLSSISTAKKHHGEGGRAKAHWRNDILGGLIRSEGVPLVTCVPTKVVFTRILEAVGRPPLSVVHRVRMTSPSVRDPP from the exons GGATTGGTACAACCTTGAGAAATCAAAACGTGTTAAAGCATTCAGGTGTGGAGAGTTTGATGCCTGTATTGAGAAGGCAGAGGCTACGCAAGGGACTCTTGTGAAGAAAAGAGAGAAATATGCACGGAGAGAAGATGCTGTTCTTCATGCACTTGAATTGGAGAGGAAACAGTTTGCATCGAAGTATCAGATTCAAGGTTTCAGACCTGGACCATCTG CTTGCACAAAACACCGCAAAGACCTTGGAAGTACTCGATACAAGAGTAAAAAGAGCAAGAATTGCAAAGATGTATCTGTTCCTCCTGACGTAAAAAAAGAAGTGGGACAATGTTTCCTACATGCTGGTTCAAAGAGAAACTTTTCAGAATCTCTTACTCAAGGAAATGTTGTCAGTAATCACATGGGTAATTTCTCTCATTTGAGCCATTCTCATGGAGGTGACACTTTAGAGAACAAGGAGAGTACAATTGTGAAGAAAAATAGATCGGATGGAAGTGATTTTGAAGACTCTCTTGTTTCAAAATCAGATAGACGCAGACCGATTTCTCAAGTATTGCAGAGTAGTGAAAACTTGCTTCCTCACTTAAAGCAAAACAATGATTTTGGGGCTTTGTTAATCAAGGAGAATAATAATCCTTCACTTGCCACCTCCCGGTCCAGAAGAAATAAATATACATACATGGCTAGTGATTCTGGTGAAACTCAGAGTCATAGTGATTTACCTTCTATAAAGATGACTGCTACTGGAGCTGATTTTGAGAATGAAAGCTATCTTCGGCATACTGGTTATTTTTCTGAGGAGCAGACTTCTTCTGACTTCGTTGAGAAGCAAGTAACTGAGTCTTCAGAGAGGGAATGCTCAGAAAGTGAGACTGAAGAGGATGCTGAACTTCTGCAAA ATGCAAGTGTGATTCTACCTATAGAATCACATGCTCCTGATCCGTATTCTGTTCCAATATATGAGAAGTTCAAGCATGTGGATTATGGTGACAATGAGGTGGCCTATTCTAATTATATGCCCCAGTTGAATGAATCTGAGGAAGAGGATGGTTCTTCTGAGCTGGGTGTCTCTCAGTGGCACATGAAAGGTAAACGTAACAATCGTAATGCCACAAAGAGATCAGTGGACATGAGAGATGGAAATACATGGTTAAAAAACTACAATGGGTCATTAAAAGGGTCTTTGCATAACACAAATGATGGGAATCCCAGAAAAGAAGGTATGCACACATCTGGTGAAAAGTTTTTTGAGGAAAGCATTTACCAAATTAAAGAGGAACCCAGTTATGATGATTCTGATGAAACTAATGTATTTGAGGACACGAGCCATTCAGAGGCTAACTTGTACTATGGTAAAAGATGCACTTCATTCTTGAGAACCACAAGAGATCTTAGTCGAAGATACAGTTACTTTAATGACTATGAGAATGACTCTTCAAATGTTTCTCCCCTAAATAAGGACACTGAACAGATGTACCATGTTGATCGGAATGCGTATTGGGATGGACCTTCATTTTACCAAACGAAGTTGACTTCACGTTTTGGTGGCATGAGGCCAATGTTGTTCAATGTTAACCTCAAAGTTCAGGCTAGCTACCAAGGAGAGCATGTCCCTCTTGTCTCTTTAATGAGCAGACTTAATGGCAAAGCAATTGTTGGACACCCTATCCAAATTGAAATAGTTGAAGATGGTTCCACAGATCATCTGATATTATGTGGTGACAGTGGTATGCAAGAGAGctcagctgctccacctgcttggCCAACAGGTAGAAGGACTGCCATGCAAAGAGTTCCCCGTTCAAATCCATCAGGAGCACTGTTGGATGGCGATAATGAAGGTGGTCTTGTGTATTCTGATTATGAGATGAAACCAACCAAGTTGTACACTTCTTCCAATCATCAGGTTAAGGTGAATAAGAAAAGCAGTTCAAATACTAGGAGGTCAGTAGCTAAGTCCCAAAAGAAGTCATCCAAGAAAACAAACCTCTCAAGCCAGAAACGTAGAGTTCTCTCTTCCATTTCCACTGCAAAAAAACATCATGGAGAAGGTGGCCGAGCAAAGGCACATTGGCGTAATGACATATTGGGTGGTTTAATCAGATCAGAAGGAGTTCCTCTAGTGACATGTGTCCCAACGAAGGTTGTGTTCACTAGGATATTGGAAGCAGTTGGCAGGCCACCTCTATCTGTCGTTCACCGTGTTAGAATGACTAGTCCTTCAGTGCGAGATCCTCCGTAG